A single Epinephelus fuscoguttatus linkage group LG13, E.fuscoguttatus.final_Chr_v1 DNA region contains:
- the cers6 gene encoding ceramide synthase 6: MAGILAWFWNERFWLPHNVTWADLKNTDEATFPQAEDLYLACPLAFCIFMIRLVFERFIARPCAMGLKIQANGPQKAQPNAILEKVFTAITKHPDEKRLEGLSKQLDWDVRTIQRWFRQRRNQEKPSTLARFCESMWRFTFYLYIFTYGVRFLKKTAWLWNTKECWYNYPYQPLTVDIHYYYILELSFYLSLLFSQFTDIRRKDFLIMFLHHVATISLITFSYVNNMARVGTLVMCLHDAADVLIEAAKMANYAKCQILCNLLFAMFAILFISSRLGVYPVWILNTTLFESWEIVGPYPSWWVFNLLLILLQLLHSFWSYLIVKTACRAISKGKVGKWNPLHVSKDDRSDIESSSDEDDSPPPNHKHHSSSTNGTNKNHGTNGYLTGAPYPDEH; this comes from the exons ATGGCCGGTATTTTGGCGTGGTTTTGGAACGAGAGGTTCTGGCTCCCTCATAATGTAACCTGGGCTGActtaaaaaacacagatgaagCAACGTTCCCGCAAGCCGAGGATCTGTATCTGGCGTGTCCTTTAGCATTCTGCATCTTTATGATACGGCTGGTTTTCGAAAG GTTTATCGCAAGACCATGTGCCATGGGCCTGAAGATCCAAGCCAACGGGCCACAGAAAGCACAACCCAACGCCATCCTGGAGAAGGTTTTCACTGCAATAACCAAG CACCCAGATGAGAAGAGGTTGGAGGGCCTGTCCAAGCAGCTCGACTGGGATGTGCGGACCATCCAGCGCTGGTTCAGACAACGCAGAAACCAGGAGAAGCCTAGCACTCTGGCCCGGTTCTGTGAAAGCAT gtGGAGATTTACGTTCTATCTCTACATATTTACCTACGGAGTGCGTTTCCTTAAAAAG ACTGCATGGCTGTGGAACACTAAAGAATGCTGGTACAACTACCCTTACCAG cCACTGACTGTGGACATCCATTATTACTATATACTGGAGCTGTCTTTCTACCTGTCCTTACTCTTTTCCCAATTCACAGACATCAGGAGGAAG GATTTCCTGATCATGTTCCTGCACCATGTGGCAACAATCTCCCTCATCACCTTTTCCTATGTGAACAACATGGCACGAGTGGGGACTCTGGTCATGTGTCTCCACGATGCAGCCGACGTGCTGATAGAG GCTGCCAAGATGGCCAACTATGCCAAATGTCAGATACTGTGCAACCTCCTGTTTGCAATGTTTGCAATTCTCTTCATAAGTTCCAGGCTGGGAGTTTACCCTGTCTG GATTTTAAACACCACCTTGTTCGAGAGTTGGGAGATCGTAGGGCCCTACCCGTCCTGGTGGGTCTTCAACCTGCTTCTGATCCTGCTGCAGCTTCTTCACTCATTCTGGTCCTACCTCATAGTGAAGACAGCGTGCCGAGCCATCTCCAAAGGAAAG GTGGGGAAATGGAATCCGTTACAT GTGTCTAAAGACGACCGCAGTGACATCGAGTCCAGCTCTGATGAGGATGACAGTCCCCCACCGAACCACAagcaccacagcagcagcaccaacGGGACCAACAAAAATCACGGGACCAACGGTTACCTGACAGGGGCCCCGTATCCCGACGAACACTGA